The region ACTGGCGCCCGAGACATTCACTCGATGGTGGGACACCGACGACACGAACGAGGGACGGCGGGGCCCCTCCGGCGGTTCGCCGTCCGGGCCGCGCACGGTCGTTCTGTGGCCCGACACCTTCACCGACCACCTCTCGCCCGAGGTCGGACGCGCCGCGGTGCGGGTGCTGCGGGCGGCAGGACTGCGCGTCACGATCCCGCCCGCCGCGGTCTGCTGCGGTCTGACCTGGGTCTCCACCGGTCAGCTCGACCGCGCGCGTACCGTCATGCGGCGCACCCTCGACCGGCTCGCGCCGGTCCTCGACGCGGGCCTGCCGCTGGTCGTGCTCGAACCGAGCTGCGCCGCCGCCCTGCGCGCCGACCTGCCGGAACTGCTCGGTACCCGCGATCCGCGGGCCGCCCGGCTCGCCGCCTCGGTGCGGACCCTCGCCGAGGCGCTGGAGGAATACGCGCCCGGCTGGGACCCGCCGCGCCTGGACCGTACGGCGGTCGGTCAGACGCACTGCCACCAGCACGCGGTGCTCGGCGACGCCGCCGACCGCCGGCTGCGCCAACGCGCGGGCCTGACCGGTGAGCTGACCGGCGGCTGCTGCGGACTCGCCGGCAACTTCGGCTTCGAGGAAGGGCACTACGAGGTGTCGGCGGCCTGTGCGCGGGAGGCGCTGCTGCCGGCGCTGGGCGCGGCCGGGCCGGACGCGGTCGTGCTGGCGGACGGTTTCTCCTGCCGCACCCAGATCGCCCAGCTCGCGGGCGGCCCGACCGCGCGCCACCTCGCCGAAGTCCTCGTGGAGGGGCTGGACGACCGGGCACGCGGTGACCGTCCGGCCGGGTAGCGCCGGGGCACCTGACGGACGGTCCGCGCACCGGACGACGGAGCCTGCGGCAATGCGGCGGGCCCGGGCGGCGGTTGATCCGCCGTCCGGAATGGCGTGGAGCGCCCGGGCGCCCTGAGCGCGGGGGTGCGCAATCCGCGGCCATGTGCCGCGGCCGCGTACCCGGCGAGTCCCGCCCGCCGGGTACGCGGGCGCCGGATCAGGACGCGACCGTGGGGTCACCCTCGATGTCGTGCAGGCTGCGGGTGCCGGGGCCGGTGTAGCGGGCCGAGGGGCGGACCAGGCGGCCGGTGCGTTTCTGCTCCAGGATGTGGGCCGACCAGCCGGCCGTACGGGCGCAGGTGAACATCGCCGTGAACATCTGCGCGGGCACCTCGGCGAAGTCCAGCACGATCGCGGCCCAGAATTCCACGTTCGTGGCCAGGACGCGGTCCGGGCGCCGCTCGTGCAGCTCGGCGAGCGCCGCCTTCTCCAGCGCCTCCGCCACCTCGAAGCGCGGTGCGCCCAATTCGCGGGCGGTGCGGCGCAGGACGCGGGCCCGCGGGTCCTCGGCGCGGTACACGCGGTGGCCGAAGCCCATCAGGCGCTCGCCCCTGTCGAGCGCGGCCTTCACATAGGCCTTGGCGTCGCCGGTGCGCTCGATCTCCTCGATCATGCCGAGGACGCGGGACGGAGCGCCGCCGTGCAGCGGTCCCGACATGGCGCCGACGGCGCCGGACAGGGCGGCGGCCACATCGGCGCCGGTGGAGGCGATGACGCGGGCGGTGAAGGTCGAGGCGTTCATGCCGTGCTCGGCCGCCGACGTCCAGTACGCGTCCACCGCGGCGACATGCCGCGGGTCCGGTTCGCCGCGCCAGCGGATCATGAAGCGCTCGGTAATGGACCGCGCCTTGTCGATCTCCTGCTGCGGCACCATCGGCAGCCCCTGTCCGCGGGCGGACTGGGCGACGTAGGACAGCGCCATGACCGCGGCCCGGGCGAGATTGTCGCGGGCCTCGTCCGCGTCGATGTCGAGCAGCGGGCGCAGCCCCCACACCGGGGCGAGCATGGCCAGCGCGGACTGCACGTCCACCCGGATGTCACCGGAGTGCACGGGGATCGGGAACGGCTCGGCAGGCGGCAGCCCCGGGTCGAACCTCCCGTCGACCAGCAGGCCCCACACATTGCCGAAGCTCACATGCCCGACCAGCTCCTCGATGTCGACACCGCGGTAGCGCAGTGATCCGCCTTCCCTGTCGGGTTCGGCGATCTCCGTCTCGAACGCGACGACTCCTTCGAGTCCGGGTACGAAGTCGGACATGCGGCGGCTCCTCTTGATGGGGTCGGTGCTCGTGGCAGTACGGCTCTCCGGTCATGCCCCGTCACCGAAGCGCGCACCCTGCTCCATTCGGACCAGCCATTCTCGCGGCATGTGGACATGTCAGAAAGCGTGAGATGCCGCACACCTGCGCGACCGGCGCGTGCGTGCAGCGCACCTCCCGTGCGCTGGGAAGATGGACGCGTGCGAGAACCAGATGACGACCAGCCGGTCGGGTCCGACCCGGCCGCCATGCGCAAGCGCTACCGGACGACCGGTATCACCGAGGACGACCTGGCGGCCGAACCGTACGCCCAGTTCGCCCGCTGGTTCGCGGACGCCGTCGCCGCCGCCGAGGCGGGCGTCATCACGGAACCCAACGCCATGGTGTTGTCGACCGCCGACGCAAACGGCCTGCCCAGCTCCCGCACGGTCCTGCTCAAGGCGTACGACCCGCGCGGATTCGTCTTCTTCAGCAACCGCGAATCCCGCAAGGGCCGCGCGCTCGCCGCCAACCCGCGGGCCTCGCTGCTCTTCCCGTGGCACCCCATCGCCCGCCAGGTCATCGTCGGCGGGGACGTCACAAGGGTGTCGCCGGAGGAGACCGCCGCCTATTTCCACAGCCGTCCGCACGGCTCGCAGGTCGGCGCATGGGCGAGCGAGCAGTCCAGCGTGGTCGGCTCCCGGGCGGTGCTGGAGAAGAGCTACGCCGAGATGGCCGCCCGCTGGCCGGAGGGCGCCGCCGTGCCGGTGCCGCCGTCCTGGGACGGCTTCCGGGTCGAGGCGGCAACCGTCGAATTCTGGCAGGGCCGGGAGAACCGGCTGCACGACCGGCTGCGGTACGTACGCGAGGCCGACGGGTGGTCGGTGGAGCGCCTGGCGCCGTAGCGCGGCGCCTTCGTCGTACGGCGGCGGGCTGCGGCGTACCCCGTGGCATATTGCCGCGGCCACCGCGTACGGCGGCCGGGCCGGGCGCATTGCCGCGGGCCGCCTGCCGCGCGTGAACGCGAACGACCCGCGGGCTGCTCCTCGGAGCCTGGCGGCTCCGAGCACCGGCCGGACAAGTCCGACGAGCCCGCGGGTCGGGTGAACTGCGTGGGATTGGCGCGCATCGCGCACGCCCAGCGTGCGGAGCTAGCCCGCAGTCACCTCACGTGTCCGACTGCAACTCATGCTTCAGACCACCTCCCTTCGTGTGTGCCGCAACAGTAGGAAGACGCCGGGGAACAGCACAACCGATTTATGCAAAGAGCGTGTGACGCAGCCCACACGGGGGTTGAATGTGGTGACGTGCAGCCTTTCGATGCGCAACCCAAACCGCTGGGCGACGGCAGCAGCGATGACGACACCGGCGGCTCGGCAGGGGTTCCGGCTCCGGCGGGCGCCGTAAGGCACGAGGGCGACGAGCAGCTGCTCGCTGCGCTGCTCGACGGCATGGAGGCGGGTCTGTGCGCCTTCGACCGCACGGGTGTGATCACGCACTGGAATGCCGAGGCGGCCCGGATCCTCGGCTGGAGTGCGGACGACGCGGTCGGGCGGCGCGGCTTCGCCGGATGGGCGGCGCGTTCCTCCGACGCGGCCGAGGCCGAGCAGAGGCTGCTGGGCGCGATGGATTCCGCCGGTCGCCAGGTGCACGAATTCGCCCTGCTGACCAAGGACGGACGCCGGGTGCTGGTACGCACCCAGTCCGCGGCGGTGCAGGGCGCGGACGGGCGCCCCGCAGGGGTCTACTGCGCCTTTTCCGAGGTCCATGTGCAGATCGACCTCGAGCGTTCCATCGCGCTCAGCGAGGCGCTGTTCACGGACGCGTCCTGGGGCGTGGTGGTGATAGACGCGGATCTGCGTCCGGCCGTCGTCAATGCGAAGGCCGCCCGTTTGCTCCAGACCGGCCGGGAGGAGCTGCTGGGCCGCCCGCTGCGCGATCTGCTCACCCTGGGCGTGGAAGAGCTGGAGAACGCGCTGCAGCACGTGCTCGCCGAGGGGGCGCCGCCGGCCACCACCGACCTGTGGCTGGCGCTGAGCGCGGACCACGAGAACAAGCGCCGCTGCTGGCGCAGCGGATTCGTCCGGCTCGGCTCGCCGCTCGGTGAGGAACCGGTGCCGCTGGGCGTCGGGTGGCTGTTCATCGACATCACCCGGCAGAAGTCGGTGGAGACCGACGGCGCACAGGTCAGGTTCCGCTATCAGCAGCTCCACCGCGCCGACCGTGCCGCGGCCGAATGCGGCACCGCCCTGGAGGCGGCGGCGCTGCACCTGGACTTCGCGCTGGCCGGATTCGCCGACCACGCGCTGCTCGACCTCGCCGACGGCGCCGAACGCCTGATACGGATCGCGGCCACCCCCACGGGCGAGCCCGGCCCGTGCGAGCTGGAGCCGGGCGCGGCGGAGAGCGGCATCCCGGTGGGCTACCCGCTCGCCCACCCGGCGCTCCAGGCGCTCGAAAGGGCCGGCACCGTACGGACGAGTTTCGGGGCCCGGCCCGCGGCGGAGAATGCCGCGGAATTGCGGATCGACGAATGGGCCGCGGACAGGCGCTGGCCGCCGGGGACGGTGCACGGGCTGGTCACGGTGCTGCGCAGCCGCGGCCGTACGGTCGGCGCGCTGACCTTTCTCCGCGGCCCGGGGCGCCGCCTGTTCGACCGCGCGGACGCGGCCTATGCGGAGGATGTGGCCGCGCGGGTCGCGATGGCGCTGGACCTGGCGGGGCTCGCGGGCGAGCGGTGACCCGCGGCCGCGGTCAGTGGCGGAAGAAGATCCGGTCGCGGTACTGCTCGAAGATCCGGCCGTTCCAGTCGTGGCCGCCGTCCACATTGCCCGAGCGCAGCATGGGCGGGGTGAGGCCGCGCTCCGCCAGATCGGTGGCGGCGGTGGCGACGACCGCCTGCATCAGGGCGCTGGTGACAACGGTGGATGCCGGGCCGAACGGCGCGGGAATGGCGTCGTCGGACAGTTCGGCGTCCCCGACCGCGATCTTGGAGTCGAGCACGATGTGGCAGTGGTCCTTGAGGAAGGTGCCGGACACGTGCCGCGAAGTGGTCTGCTCGGCATAGGCGACCGAGGTGACCCCGATGACGGTCAGGCCGAGCGCCCGGCCGTTCTGCGCCATCTCGACCGGCAGCGAGTTGCGGCCGGACAGCGAGATCACGAACAGCACGTCGCCGCGCTGGACCGGACTGGTGTCGAGGACCACCCCCGCGAGGCCGTCGACCCGCTCCAGGGCGCTCCCCAGGGTGGCGGGCATGACGTCCACGCCGACGACTCCCGGCACGGCCAGCAGGTTGATCAGGGCGAGGCCGCCGGCCCGGTAGACGACGTCCTGGGCGGGCAGCGAGGAGTGTCCCGCGCCGAAGACGAAGACCCGCCCGCCGGAGGCGATGGCGTCGGCGACAGCGGTCCCGGCGGCCTTGATGGAGGGCGCCTCCTCGTCGCGCACCCGGCGCAGCAAGCCGATCGCGGCGTCGAAATACCGGTCGGCCAGGTCCTCGCGGGGCTCAGTCATGCGGATCACCGTGGTGCCAGGGCGCGGCCGGTGTCAAGAAACCGGCGGTGACGGATCCCGGAGAAGTCATGTGCGGGGCCCGGAGCCGCCCGATGGTCCACACTGTGGACGCGTGGGGCGGCTCATGACAACTGTCGTGGCGGGTTCCCTGCGCCGGGCCGGGCGGCACCGTCGCCGCTCCGTGCCCGCTCAGGGCCGCTTTCCCGGATTTCCCGGGCCGCCCGGCGCCCGAAGTGCCGGGTTCACCAGTGGTGCGGGTGCTCACAGCGGGGCCGGTTGTCGGTGCCATGCGTCACAATTGTCCACAGGGCCACGCACGAGTTGACGAGGGGCGCGCATGTCCGGACTGATCGACACGACGGAGATGTATCTCCGCACCATCCTGGAGCTGGAGGAGGAGGGTGTGGTCCCCATGCGCGCCCGAATCGCCGAGCGGCTCGACCAGAGCGGCCCGACGGTCTCCCAGACGGTGGCGCGCATGGAGCGGGACGGGCTGCTGCACGTGGCCGGTGACCGCCATCTGGAACTGACGGAGGAGGGCCGCCGCACGGCCACCCGCGTGATGCGCAAGCACCGCATCGCGGAGTGTCTGCTGGTCGACGTGATCGGCCTCGAATGGGAGCAGGTGCACGCCGAGGCGTGTCGCTGGGAGCACGTGATGAGCGAGGCCGTCGAGCGGCGGGTGCTCGAACTGCTGCAGCACCCCACGGAATCGCCGTACGGCAACCCGATCCCGGGGCTTGAGGAGCTGGGCGAGGAGGGCCAGGCCGATCCGTTCCTTGAGGACGGCATGGTGAGCCTGAACGACCTCAAGCCGGGCTCGGTCGCGGCCAGCGTGGTCGTGCGCAGGATCGGCGAGCCGATCCAGACCGATGCCCAGGTGATGTACACCCTGCGGCGGGCCGGCGTGCAGCCCGGCGCGGTGGTGAGCGTGACCAACTCGCCCGGGGGTGTGCTGGTCGGCAGCGGCGGCGAGGCCGCCGAGCTGGACGCGGACGTCGCCTCGCACGTCTTCGTCGCCAAGCGGTAGGACTCCGGCCGGCGATCGGCCACCGCACTGGACGAGAGGCCGCCCCGGCGCCGTTACGACGGCGCCGGGGCGGCCTTTCCCCTCCCTTGTCCCTCCCCGTCTGACCCCTGTGGAGGAGCCGGGACCCCGAGCTTCCCGGGACCTCCGCGCGACCGGCTTCCCCCCGCGCCGCGCCCCGCTGAAGATCTCCCCTGGGCCCGGGCCGCCAATCCTTGAGCGTTGTCACTCGAACGAGCGGTGTTGGGCGCGTGAAGCCCTTGTTCGAATAAAAGTTCGATAGCGTGGGCCGGGAAGACGCAAGGAGACAGCACCAGGACGGACGACGACCGGAAGGAAGGGGGCGCGGCACATGAGGCAGCACGTGGACCAGCACATCACCAGGCGCTTCGAGGTCACGGGAGCCGGTGGCATCCGCCTCGCGGCCTGGGACTATGCGGCGGCTGCCGCCATCGCGGGCGATGCGGCCGGGCCCGCGCCGGTTCCCCCGGCCCGGCCGGGAGGCTGCCCAGGACCCGGACCCGGCGCCGACACCCGCCCCGGTGTCATGCTGCTGCACGGGCTGCTCGGCCGGGCCTCGCACTGGGCGGCGACCGCGCGGCGGCTCGCACCGCGTTATCGGGCGCTGGCACTCGACCAGCGCGGGCACGGCCGCAGCGAGCGCCCCGAAGGGCCGTATTCGACGGAGGCGTATCTCGCCGACGCCATCGCCGCCGTCGAGCAGCTCGGCCTGGCACCGGTCACCGTGATCGGCCACTCCATGGGCGCGCTCACCGCCTGGCAGCTGGCGGCCCGCCGTCCCGACCTTGTCGCCGCCGTCGTCATCTGCGATATGCGGGCCGCCGCGCTGGGCGAGGCCGGGCAGCGCGAGTGGGAGGACTGGACCCGGTCCTGGCCGCTGCCCTTCGCCACCCTCGGCGACGCCCGCCACTGGTTCGGGGAGCAGGACGCCTGGGCCGATCCGCCGAATCCGGTGCGCGGCGACTTCTTCGCCGAGGTCATGGCGGAGGCCGACGACGGATGGCGTCCGCAGTACGCCCGGCAGCATCTGCTGCGCTCGCGCGACACCTGGATACGTGACGCGCACTGGGACGAGCTGGCCGGTGTCGAGTGCCCCGCGCTGGTGGTCCGCGGACTCGACGGGAAGCTGGGGCGGGCCGAGGCCCAGGAGATGGTCCGCGTACTGCCCCGCGGCCATTACGCCGAGATAGCCGACGCCGGCCACCTCGTTCCGTGGGAACAGCCCGACGCGTGGTGCGACGCGGTCGAACGGTTTCTGCGGGAGGCGGTGCGGGAACCGGAGGGCGCGGCCCCGGCGTGACAGCAACCAGGGGCGGACGGGGGTGCGCGACCGGCGTGAGGGTGCTGTGAGGACTCGGTGACAAATGGCGGCGCCGGCGGACGGCGCGGCGGCCGGGTCCCGAAGCGGTCGGACCGGGCGGCGCCTGGGTGCTGCGGGGGCGGCGCCCGGGGGCGCGTCGCAGGTCGGCCCGGTCGTCGCGCGCACACGCGGTCGTGGCCTGCTGGTAGCTTGCCGTCGCTGGATTCGTCATCGCGTCATGGGGGAGCACAGTGCGTCTTACGTTCGCAAGAGCGGGAATCGCAGCAGTGGCGGTCGCCGCCGCGCTGGCGTTGAGCAGTTGCGGCAGCAGCGACAACGACGGGAAGAAGCAGCCGGCGGTCGGTACGACCGTCAGCGCGACGGGGCAGTCGGTGTCGCCGTCCGCAACCGCGGCGATCGATCCGTCGGCCACGACGACCAACCCGGTGGAGTCGGCCGCGACCAGCGGCGACCCGACGCGGACCGTGGAAGGCGTATGGCTCGCCACGCAGGGCTCGGTCAAGGTGCAGCTCGTCCTGGGCGAGGGCAAGGCGGCCCTGACCAGCGCGCATTTGTGCGGCGGCGGATACACCGGCCAGGACGGTATCGGCCTGACGCTGACCTGCATGGACGGTGACACGGAGCGCACCAACGGCCATGGTGTGCTCGCGCCCGACGGGAAGACGCTCACGGTGCGGTGGACCGGCGGCCCGACCGATATCTTCTCCCGCACCGGCCTGCCCAGCAGCTGACGGTACGTCCGCCCCGCGTGTGCTGCGGCCGCCATGACCCCCTCCTCGGCGAGCCGCACCGCCGGGCGTGACAGCGTGATCGACAGACCCGCGCCCGGGCGTGCGACGGCCCCGGGCGCCGCTCCTCCGTGTCCGGCCGCGTGATCCCCCGCCGAGAGGCCGCCCTCTTCCGCAGGGGGCGTGCGGCGCCCTCACAAAGGCGTGACGAACTGCGTGCCCGGCCGAGACCGCGCAGCTGCCACGTACGCACCGCAAGTAGCAGCCCTCCGGAGCGCGGGGGCCTGCGCACCAGGCCACGAAGGTGCCCCGGCCCGGAAGTGGCCCGTGAGGGGCAGTCACCCCGGGGCGCTGGACGCTGGGCATGCGACGCCGCCCGAGCGTGGCCGCGCCGGGCACAGGACTCAGCTGCGTGCCCGGAACGTGGACTTCTTCGCCCGGTTCCCGCAGATGTCCATTGAGCACCACCGCCGCGTGCCGGGACGGGAGTTGTCGAGGAAGAGGGCACCGCACTCCGGTGAGGCGCAGGCGTGCAGGCGCGGCAAAAGGGCGGGTGAGGCGGCCAGCTCGAGGGCGTCACGGGCGACCAGCGCGAGCACCGCTCGTACCGGGTCGTCCGCGCGGCGCCGCAGCTCGCCCGCCGCGGTGAGATACGGCACCGGCACGGCCGCGGCGGCTGCCCGGTTGAGCCGGACTCTGGCCGTGGCGGTGGGGGCCGCGGGGCCGCCGGCCGCGAGCGCCGCGGAGACCAGCGCGTAGGCGGCTTCGCGCAGCGCCCGGGCGTCGCGCACATCGGCGGCCGTGGGCGGCGCGGCCGAACGCGGCCCGTCGACCGGCGGGCCGCACTGGCGTACCCAGGCCACGAGCGCGGCAGGGTCGGCCAACTCCTCTGCCACGCCGGGAGTTCCGCGGTAGCGCAGGGTCCGCACGAAATCCAGGCACAGCCGTCCCGAGCCCTGCCGGAAACGCGGGGGAGCGGTGGTGTCCGTCATGCCGGCCAGCCTACTGTCGGAACCGGTTTGACTGGTACGGTCGTCGCACCGGTTTAACCGGTTCCG is a window of Streptomyces sp. NBC_01477 DNA encoding:
- a CDS encoding citrate synthase 2, which encodes MSDFVPGLEGVVAFETEIAEPDREGGSLRYRGVDIEELVGHVSFGNVWGLLVDGRFDPGLPPAEPFPIPVHSGDIRVDVQSALAMLAPVWGLRPLLDIDADEARDNLARAAVMALSYVAQSARGQGLPMVPQQEIDKARSITERFMIRWRGEPDPRHVAAVDAYWTSAAEHGMNASTFTARVIASTGADVAAALSGAVGAMSGPLHGGAPSRVLGMIEEIERTGDAKAYVKAALDRGERLMGFGHRVYRAEDPRARVLRRTARELGAPRFEVAEALEKAALAELHERRPDRVLATNVEFWAAIVLDFAEVPAQMFTAMFTCARTAGWSAHILEQKRTGRLVRPSARYTGPGTRSLHDIEGDPTVAS
- the pdxH gene encoding pyridoxamine 5'-phosphate oxidase — its product is MRKRYRTTGITEDDLAAEPYAQFARWFADAVAAAEAGVITEPNAMVLSTADANGLPSSRTVLLKAYDPRGFVFFSNRESRKGRALAANPRASLLFPWHPIARQVIVGGDVTRVSPEETAAYFHSRPHGSQVGAWASEQSSVVGSRAVLEKSYAEMAARWPEGAAVPVPPSWDGFRVEAATVEFWQGRENRLHDRLRYVREADGWSVERLAP
- a CDS encoding PAS domain-containing protein, with translation MQRACDAAHTGVECGDVQPFDAQPKPLGDGSSDDDTGGSAGVPAPAGAVRHEGDEQLLAALLDGMEAGLCAFDRTGVITHWNAEAARILGWSADDAVGRRGFAGWAARSSDAAEAEQRLLGAMDSAGRQVHEFALLTKDGRRVLVRTQSAAVQGADGRPAGVYCAFSEVHVQIDLERSIALSEALFTDASWGVVVIDADLRPAVVNAKAARLLQTGREELLGRPLRDLLTLGVEELENALQHVLAEGAPPATTDLWLALSADHENKRRCWRSGFVRLGSPLGEEPVPLGVGWLFIDITRQKSVETDGAQVRFRYQQLHRADRAAAECGTALEAAALHLDFALAGFADHALLDLADGAERLIRIAATPTGEPGPCELEPGAAESGIPVGYPLAHPALQALERAGTVRTSFGARPAAENAAELRIDEWAADRRWPPGTVHGLVTVLRSRGRTVGALTFLRGPGRRLFDRADAAYAEDVAARVAMALDLAGLAGER
- a CDS encoding SIS domain-containing protein, which translates into the protein MTEPREDLADRYFDAAIGLLRRVRDEEAPSIKAAGTAVADAIASGGRVFVFGAGHSSLPAQDVVYRAGGLALINLLAVPGVVGVDVMPATLGSALERVDGLAGVVLDTSPVQRGDVLFVISLSGRNSLPVEMAQNGRALGLTVIGVTSVAYAEQTTSRHVSGTFLKDHCHIVLDSKIAVGDAELSDDAIPAPFGPASTVVTSALMQAVVATAATDLAERGLTPPMLRSGNVDGGHDWNGRIFEQYRDRIFFRH
- a CDS encoding metal-dependent transcriptional regulator; the protein is MSGLIDTTEMYLRTILELEEEGVVPMRARIAERLDQSGPTVSQTVARMERDGLLHVAGDRHLELTEEGRRTATRVMRKHRIAECLLVDVIGLEWEQVHAEACRWEHVMSEAVERRVLELLQHPTESPYGNPIPGLEELGEEGQADPFLEDGMVSLNDLKPGSVAASVVVRRIGEPIQTDAQVMYTLRRAGVQPGAVVSVTNSPGGVLVGSGGEAAELDADVASHVFVAKR
- a CDS encoding alpha/beta fold hydrolase; translated protein: MTRRFEVTGAGGIRLAAWDYAAAAAIAGDAAGPAPVPPARPGGCPGPGPGADTRPGVMLLHGLLGRASHWAATARRLAPRYRALALDQRGHGRSERPEGPYSTEAYLADAIAAVEQLGLAPVTVIGHSMGALTAWQLAARRPDLVAAVVICDMRAAALGEAGQREWEDWTRSWPLPFATLGDARHWFGEQDAWADPPNPVRGDFFAEVMAEADDGWRPQYARQHLLRSRDTWIRDAHWDELAGVECPALVVRGLDGKLGRAEAQEMVRVLPRGHYAEIADAGHLVPWEQPDAWCDAVERFLREAVREPEGAAPA
- a CDS encoding CGNR zinc finger domain-containing protein, which encodes MTDTTAPPRFRQGSGRLCLDFVRTLRYRGTPGVAEELADPAALVAWVRQCGPPVDGPRSAAPPTAADVRDARALREAAYALVSAALAAGGPAAPTATARVRLNRAAAAAVPVPYLTAAGELRRRADDPVRAVLALVARDALELAASPALLPRLHACASPECGALFLDNSRPGTRRWCSMDICGNRAKKSTFRARS